The segment CAGCGCTCTCAACAGACTGTTAAACAGTCAATCTGGATAGGGATATCGTAGTTTCTCTTATAAATCAGCGCCTCCTTTTTGCAAGGAGGCGTTTTTTTGCATACGGTGCTGAAAATCGCTCCGATCCGCCGAACTGGCCGACAATACCCAAAGACACCTACCAGGACAATACCCTAAGTCACCTAACCCCATTTGGATACATCTAAGCAATCATCACCTCAATTCCGAGAAATGACGGATATACATGGAAATAGTGCTACACCTTCCCGGCGAGGAAGCCGTCAAGTACATGAAAGGGACGACCTTACATTTCTACGCCCGAGGCGGTGCGACCAGCGCCTTCGCCAATCCCACGCAACGACCATGCTTCCTATCCATCGCAAAACGAAATTCGGTTTCACCGAGCGATCCGATTCGTTGGTCGATGAATAAAGTCCTCGCCCTAGCCAAACAGCGATCACTTTCCTGCAAATGACCAAACAAGAGGTTCTCGACTTTCTCACTCACGAATTCGCTCTCTCCAACCTTCCGGAGTCCTTCCAGAAGCTGAGGGAGATATCGAACGATCCCCATTCCGACATCCAGGACGTGGTCGCGGTGGTCCGAAAGGATGTCGAACTTGCCGCCCGTTTGCTCAAGCTGGCGAATTCCTCCCTCTTCAGCCGAGGCGAGCACACCGAAACCATCGAGCAGGCCGCCCAAAAGCTGGGCATGCGACGCGTGGTGGAGAGCTCTCTGGCCATCGGACTGATCAAGGAAATCTCCATCGATCCGGAGGTTTTCGATACTATCAACTTTTGGAAGCGCAGCCTCACCATCGCCAAGATCACCGAGGACGTCTTCGAGCTCATTCCCCACTTCCTGAAGGCCCGCATCGAGAAGAATCTGCTCTACACGGCGGGCTTGCTGCACGACGTCGGCATCCTCGCCATGATCCAGGGATTCAGCGACGAAATGGTTTCCGTTGTCGACTACGCCGTCGCGGAGGATCTGCCGATCTACGTAGCCGAGCGAAACCGCTGGGGTTTCTCCCATCAAGACATCGGTCGCATTCTCTTCAAGAAGTGGAACCTGCCGGAGTCTCTGCAGGCGGCCGCCGGCTACCACCACAACCCGGTCGATCTCAAGCGACGCATTTACGCCCCGCTGGTAGATATCATCTACGTGGCCGACTACACCTATAGCGTGCGTGAGGAAATGCCTTTCCGGGATCCCTGCAAACCTGTCATGTACCCGGAAGTCTGGAAGCGCATCGGCATCGACCCCACCGAGCTTGTGGAGCTCGAGGACAGCCTCGTCGAAGCCAAGTCCCACGCGGAAATGCTGCTCGCCAGCTAAGATCCGTCGAGGGCGCCCGCTCCCCTCCACTCGTTTGCGACAGCATGCAAAAGCCTTGTTCTCCCGTTCCAACTGGATGGGATGACTTGCATGTCGAATACGCTACAACGACTTAAACGACCAACCCTGTGCGTCGCCGGCGCTTGCCTGTGCGGCACGGCATCGCTCTTCGCCCAGGAAGTGGTGGAACTGCCCGCGCTCTCGGTGAACGCCAACCGCCTGCTGCCCCTGCAACGTGACCTGTCGAGCCCGTCGTTGGAACTCAGCGCCCTAGACCTTGATTCAGGAGCGTACGGCGATATCACCGAAGCCTTGGAAAGCTATCCCGGCTACGGGGCCTACCGACGCACCAGCAGCCTCGTCGCCCACCCCTCGACGCAGGGGATCCGACTGAGAAACATCGGAGCCAACGCCACCTCGCGAAGCCTCGTTCTGCTCGATGGCGTTCCCCAGAACGATCCGTTCGGGGCATGGATCTACTGGCATGAAATCGACTCCCAGCCTCTGGAAAGCGTGCGTCTGGCCCCGGGCGCGAACGGCGGCCTCTGGGGAAACTTCGGCAGCAGCGGCCTCATTTCCTTCGCGACCAAGGAGCCAATTGCCGGGGCGCAGCGGCTTCAGCTTGGCCTAAGCGACCTCGGGCGATTCGAACTGGAAGGCGACACCGCGATCGCCCTTTCGGAATCGCTCACCTTGGACATTGGGGGACGCTACTTCGAAACCGACGGCTTCCACACCCTCAGCGAACCCCAACGAGGCCCCGTGGACCGCAAGGCCGATTCGCAAAGCGAAGGCCTCAGCGCCCGTCTGCGCTGGGAGGCCGGACCGGACTGGCGCATGCACCTCAAAACCAGCGCCTTCAGCGAAAACCGGGGCAACGGCACCGCCGTCGCTCGGAATTCGACAGACGCCCTCAACCTGTCGCTGCTCGCGGAGCGGGCCCTCGATAGCAAGGGGTCCCGACTAAACCTCTCGGCCTACCTGCAGGATCGCAGCTTCGAAAACGTCTACGCATCCGTGGCCGACGACCGAGCAAGCGAGCGGCCGGCCCTCGACCAGTTCGACGTGCCAGCTTCGTCAGCAGGCGCGTCGGTCGTCTACCGTCGCCAATTCGACGAGCAAACCGACTTCAGCATCGGCGTGGACGCTCGGCAGGTCTCGGGCGATGTCAATGAACGCTTTCGCAACCTGGGCGATGGATTCACCCGCCTTCGCAGGGCGGGCGGAGAGCAGCGTTTTCTGGGACTGTTCCTCACCCATGGCCTTTCCCTCTCCGAAAACGACCGCGTCGCGGCTTCGCTCCGATTCGACCGCGTATCCCAAAAAGATGGATACCGCATCGAAATCGACACCGAAAACGAAGTCACGTTGATCGATCGCCACTACGACGATCGCGAAGACGACTTCATCTCCGGCGACCTGGCTTGGCGTCATCAGATTTCCGATACGCACGATATCGGACTCAGCCTATCCAGCGGTTTTCGAGCTCCCACGCTCAACGAACTCTACAAGCCGTTTCGCGTGAAGAACGACATCACCGAGGCCGACCCGCTTCTGGCCAACGAGCGCTTCAACAGCATCGAAGCGGATTGGAATGCAGCGCTGCGAAACGACCAACAGCTTAGCGTATCCGTTTTTCACTACGAAATCTCCGAAGTCATCGCCAACGCCCTGATCACTACCGAATCCGGCTTCGATCCCCGTTTCGGCTTCATCCCGCAGGGCGGATCCGGCAGCGTGCGAGCCAACCTGGACAAAAGCGAGGTCACAGGCATGGAGCTCAGCTATCTGGCGCCACTCGGCCAGAGCCTGCGCGCCGAAGCTCGCCTGATGTTCTCCGACAGCGAGATCCTCTCTGACGAGCTCAGCCAGTTCGAAGGGCTCGCCTTTCCCCAAGCAGCGCCGTGGCGGGGTAATCTCGCTCTGTTTTGGGATCCAAACGAAAAGCTTTCCCTCTGGGGCCGCTACCAGTGGAGCGACAAGGCCTACGAAAAGCTCAGTCCGGACTCGCGGCTCGGCGAAACGGGTTCCCTCAACCTGGGAGCGAGCTACCAGTTCACCGAGAGCCAGCGCCTCAGCGTGAGCATCGAAAACGCCTTGGACGAACGCAACGTGGCCGGAATCAGCAGCGACGGACTGATCTCCCTCGACGCCCCTCGCGAGCTGCGCCTCTACTGGAGCTGGCGACGCTAGCCGATCCGGCGAAAACCGCTTGCCACGCAAGCGTCCTGCTTTCACTAACGTTGCCTTTTTCCACCATGGCGGAAACGAAAGCGAACTACGAATTCAGATTTGGCGGCATCGGGCGGCTCTACGGGGTCAAGGCCTTGGAAACGTTTCGCCGGGCTCGCGTCTGCGTGGTGGGCATCGGAGGCGTAGGCTCCTGGATCGTCGAAGCGCTGGCTCGCTCAGGCGTAGGCCACCTTACTCTCGTCGATCTGGACGATATCTGCGAAAGCAACATCAACCGCCAGATCCACGCCCTGGACGGCGCCATCGGGGCCTCCAAAGTAGAAACCATGGCCGAGCGCTGCCGAGCGATCAACCCGGATATCCAGGTCGGCGTGGTGCATAGCTTTCTCACCGAGCGCAACGCCGAGGAAATCCTGTCCGCGGGCTTCGACTACGTGATCGACGCCATCGACAGCTCGAAACACAAGGTGGCGATGATCGTGGCCTGCCGCCAAGCCAAGGTTCCCGTGCTCACCATTGGCGGAGCGGGCGGCCGGGTGGATCCCACTCAAATCCAAATAGCCGATCTAAGTCGCTCCTTCCACGATCCGCTGCTGCAACGCGTGCGCAAGCTGCTGCGCCAGCAGCATGGATTCCCTCGCGAACGGCGGCGAAAGTTTCACATCGACTGCGTATTCTCACCAGAGGAACCTCGCTTTCCCGAGGCTTGCGACATGGAAGACGGCGGCGGCTCCAGTCTGCGTCTCGACTGCTCCAGCGGCTACGGGGCCGCGACGCACATCACGGGAGGATTCGGATTCTTCGCCGTCTCCGCGGTGCTCAAAGCCCTCGCCGCGAAAGCTCCGTCCGCCGTGATCGACCCTCGGGCCACTCCCGCGACCTAGCTGCGATCCGGCCGAAGGGGCCGGCCCAGCCCGATCGACGTTCCCGTTCGATAGGGATTCCGCAACCTTCTCGCTAAGCGAAAACCTTGACCTCGCCTCCCCTTTGCCGCTCGATCCTCCGCTTTCACAATTGCGTATGCGAATCACGGATTTGAATAGAGAAGGCGGCATCGGCTCCAACTCGCTCCTAGTGGAGGCTGGCCCCTTCACCTTCGTCGTGGACGCCGGTCTGCATCCGAAACTGGCAGGAAACCAGGCCATGCCGGACTTCGCCCACATCGAGGATCGTCACATCGACTTCGTGATGGTGACCCACTGCCACCTCGACCACATCGGCTCGCTTCCCATTCTCCTCCAACAGCATCCCGAAGCTCGAGTCCTCATGAGCCTGCCCAGCCAAATGCTGGTCGAGCGCATGCTGCACAATTCCTGCAACGTCATGAAACGGCAGAAGGCGGAGCTGCGCATCGCGGAATACCCACTTTTCACCCATGAGGACGTGGAGCGAATCGCCAATCGTTTCGAGCCTTTGAAATACGAGCAGACCCTCAGCTTCGAGAGAGCTGGGCAAACGCTTACCCTCACCCTCCACCAAGCTGGACACGTAGCCGGCGCCGGCGGCTTCGAGGTCCATCACGACGGCCATAGCGTCTTCTTCACCGGCGATGTGCTCTTCGACGATCAGCGCACCATTGGCGGAGCACGCTTTCCGCAGCCCAAGCGCTTCGATGCCATGGTGATCGAAACCACCCGCGGCGGCACCGAGCGGGCCGAAGGCATCACCCGAGCCAGCGAGGTTCACCGTCTGCTGGGAACCATTCGGGCCACGCTGGAGCGAGGCGGCTCGATCCTCATTCCCGTTTTCGCCCTAGGCCGCATGCAGGAGCTGCTGACCCTGATCAACGAAGCCCGCAAGGACGGACGCCTGCCGCGTTGTCCCGTCTTCGGCGCGGGGCTAGGCCTCGATATCGCCGACTACTTCGATCAGATCTCCAAGCGCACCCAGCTGATTCGATACAGCCGCAAAACCGCCAAGGAGCTGCGTCTTAAGCGGCCGCCGCGTCAGCTCAAGCCAGGCAAGGAACCGCCCGAGCAAGGCATCTACATCTTGAGCAGCGGCATGCTGGTCGAGCGAACGCCTAGCTACCAGCTCGCCGCTACCCTGCTGGCCCACGGGCGAAACAGCATCTGCTTCGTCGGCTATTGCGATCCGGATACGCCGGGCGGCAAGCTGCTGGAAACCAAGCCAGGACAAACCTTCGTTTTCGAAGCCTTCGACTATCAGTGCCAGGTCCGCGCTCAAGTCGAGCGCTTCGAGATGAGCGGCCACGCGGATCGCGAGGAAATCCTGGCCTTCGCCCTGGCCGCGGAGCCCAAGACCATCATGCTCACCCATGGCGACCCGGATGCGCGCGACTGGTTCTCCGCTCAACTCAACGACGCCGAACACTCCGTGCGGGTCATCGATCCGCCGCCCCTTCAAGCGGTCGAGCTCTTCGAATAAGGCGTACAGCGCCTCGCATCACGCGTTCGCTGAGAAACGCGAACCTAAGCGGCTCACCCAACGAATGCCGCTCTAGTCGAGATAGAGCTCCATCAAGCCATTGGGCTGATAGCCGGGGATGAGCCATTTCAAGGCCGCTTCCTGCGAGCTAAACTGCCGCATCAGCGACTTTTCGGTGTCGAAAAACTCGGAGAAGTAGTCGATGTACGCGGCTGGAACTGGCTTGATGCTATAGAACGCCGTAGTCAGCGAGTCGTAGTCGGTCAGCGCCTCTTCGCGCCACCGCCGAAACGTTTCCATCTTTTCATGCGTCAGGGGAAATGCCAGCTCTTCAACCTCCGCTGAGGTGATGATCTTCAGGTCGCGTGCGTAGTTCTTGTTGGCAATCAGCAGGTCGAAGTGGCGTCTGATCGAATCGGTATCGATCACAGGTCCCCAAGAGACTCTTAGCAGGCCTAGATTGGAAAAGTATGTGTGTAGCTCCATGGTTCACTCGGCGCGGCCGCCTTTTGCAAGCTAGCCAGAAATGAGTCATTTTCAACTGCTTGCAACGACCGGAAACAGCCCGAGCCTAAAGCGATTGCACGTAAAGCTAGCGCGAAAATTGGACCGACTGAACTTAGCAGGGCTGCTAAGACGATCCAACACATGAGCTTATGTCCGAAGCCTCGAGATCAATCCTCGTCGTAATCAGCCATCTGATAGATCGCCTCGCAGCAGGATTCCCGCTCGTCTTCCAGTATGTAGTGTCCAGCTTCCGGGTAGTGAAACGCGGTGGCGTCCGGGAGAAATCGCTTCCAGCGTTCCATGAAATGATCGCTGAAGCAAAAGTCCTTTCCGCCCCACAAGATCGTCACGTCCCGCTTGCGCAGCTTCAATAGCTGGTTCTCCACTTCGATCAGCGTATTGAAGCTCGGATGGGAAACGTGCATAGGAATGTCCTTCACGAATTCGTAAACCGCCCGACGATTCGACCAACTGCCGTAAGGATAGAGGAAGCCCCGCTTCACCTCGTCGCTCAAACGACGCTTGCTCACCGCCATCTTCACCGCCGGACCAGCGAATCCATTGAGCCCCTGCACGATCAGCTTGCCGAAGACGGGGGCGCGGCACAGGGCGATGCGAGCGGGTATGCGGGAATCGACGAACGCCGCTGTATTCAAAATTGTGACACGACGCAACTTTTCGAATCGCTGCAGGGCAGCGCCAAGACCGATCACTCCGCCCCAGTCATGCACCACTAGGTCGAAGCGCTCCAGATCCAGAGCATCGATAAGCTCGCCCAGATCCTCTATGCGCTGATCCAGACGATAGCTGTAGGCATCGCCTGGCTTATCGCTAAGTCCGCAGCCGATATGATCCGGCACGATGCAGCGAAAAACCCCGGAAAGCTTTTTCACCACGTTGCGATAGAAATACGACCAAGTCGGGTTCCCATGAACCATCACCACCGGAAAGCCGCTGCCTTCGTCGAGATAGCTCAACTCGTGGCCGCACGAGAGCTTGAGTCGCTTGGGCGAAAATGGGTATTCAGTTTTCAACCACTCCGGGATCTGAGACGTCGTCACCACTCCACCCCCATCATGAGACAGTTCAAACCGCTTCCGATTCCGAGCAGAGCAAGCTTGTCGCCCGCTTTCACCGCTCCATCTTCAGCAGCTTTAGCCAAAGTGATCGGCAACGCGGCGGAGCCCGTGTTTCCAAATGTCTGATACGAAGAATAGTCCTTTTCCATCTGCAGTCCCAAACTCTCGAAAAGAAGGCGTTGATGGGCCGCGCCGACTTGATGCGTGATCACTCTGTCCGGAGTCGCTTCGCTCCAGTCGAGTTCCTTCTTGAACGCTGCCCAAGTTCGTTTCGCGAGGGATACTCCGGCATGCAGCATTTCCTCGGAGTCGGTCTGCATCTCCAATCCATCTCCGCCCAAGCTCGCGTCGCCTTTGCAAAGGTCGTTGCTAGATGTATCCGCCAGCACACTACCTCCTAGAACCCGATGACCGCCGGGAGAGAGGGATTCGTGGCAGACGATCGCAGCCACCGCTCCAGCCCCAATGGTAAGGTTGGCGAAAAACGGTTTGATCGACTTGCGAGTGTGTTCGCCGCCGAGCAACTGCTGTATAGTGCGTTCCAGCAAGGGCTTTCCGTTTTCGCCTGACACCACGATGCCAGCCTTGATCTGTCCGGCGTCGATCATGGCGGAAAGCAGGCTGATGGAGTTTAGGAAGCCCAAGCACGCGTTAGAGACATCGAAGACCTGCACTCCCTCTGGCAAGCCCATCAGACGGTGGGCGAACGATGCGGTAGCCGGTTCGAGCATGTCCCGACATACCGAAGAGTGGATACAGACTTCGATTTGCTCAGCGGAGATTGTCGATTGGGCGAGGGCCTTGCGTCCCGCTTGGGCGGCGATTTCCGAGGGACGCACCGGATTATCCCAGAAGCGACGTTCCTTGATGCCCGTCATCAGCTCTAGGCGGCCCTCCGGCAGGCGAAGACGCTGATACAGTGGAGCTAGCTTCGATTCGATATCGGCGCTGCTCCATGCAGTGGGCGGCGAAACGTAAGCGAGAGAATCGATGACGGACGACCGAATCTTCACGCGTCTTTGTTCCCCTCTTCCGGGCGCATGGCCAGGCGCACGACTTCCTCGTCGAAATAGTTCAGTCCCATGCCCGCGTCCAAGACCATGCTGGCGCCGTTCATGCCGCTGGAGCGATCGCTGATGAGAAACGCCACCGCGTTGGCAACTTCCTGCGTATTCAAAGCGCGCTTACGATAGGTCAGTTTTTCGCTGTAGAGATAGCTCTCCAAATACCCCGGAATGCCTGCCGAGGCGCTCGTCTTCAGCGTTCCGGGATTGACGGTGTTGAACCTGACCTCGGTGTCCTTGCTGAAGGACTTTGCCAAGTAGCGGATCGAAGAATCGAGAGCGGCTTTGACCGGCGACATGTATCCATAATTCGCTGCCGTTATGGTCAGAGACGATATGCTGATAGCCACCACCGATGCCTTGTTGTCGAGGATAGGCTTGAAGGCGTTGGCGACTTCCACGATCGAGAAGGAGGAGATCGCGGTGGCCTGCAAGTAGTCCTCCCGCTTGGTTTCGTGGAAGGGCTTGAAGCCTTCGCTGTAGTTGGCGAAGGCGATGGAGTGCACGATGCCGTGAACTGCGCCGAAATCTCGACCGATCTCCGTCGCCAGACGCTTCACTTGGTCGGGATTCTCCACATCGCAAACGTAGACCGGACGATCCTTGAGCAGTTTGGCGGCGCTTTCCTTGCGAGCTTCCGAGCGCACGCTGTAGATGACCTTCGCCCCTTCCTCCTCAAGGGTTTTCGCCACGAACCAGGCCACGCTCTTGCGATTGGCCACGCCCATTACGAGCACGTTTTTTCCTTCTAGATTCAGAAAGCCCATTTCGACTACGCTTCGTCCTTGGGAGCCTTTGCCAAAGCCACGCTGAAGGAAACCGTCATCACTCTGCGGCCATCCTCCGTCTTCACCGAACCATCCATGAAGATGAAGCGTCCGAGCTTTTCCTTGTAGCGAGCGGTGATGTACAAGGTCTCGTTGGGCTTCACGATGCTCTTGAAACGAGCATCCGATATCTTGGTCAGCACCGGCACCAGTTCGGGATCTTCGAGAATCTCGTCCGCGAGCAGACGAGTCAGGTAGATCGCTCCCGTCTGAAACACCGCTTCCGAGATGATCACGCCCGGCATGATGGGATTGCCCGGATAATGGCCTTCGAAAAAGGACTCCGTTTCGGAAACGAAGCGCCGCGTGGTCAGGTAGTCGTCCGTCTGCTCGACGATTTCGTCTACAAACAGAAACGGAGGTCGGTGAGGAATCGCTTGGAGGATTTCTTCGCTAGCCATAAATCGTTCGATAGGTAGGGGTTCGGAAAATCGTATTCAAACTTAGGCGACGCTCTCTTTGGAGGCTCCAGCGCGATCCGCGGCAAGTTGCTTGTCTACCTTGTTAGCGGTGATCACGCCGTAGTTCATGGTGCCGAGCCAGCCGGACATGATGATGCCGACCGATCCAGCGTGGTACAGTCCGCGAATCTGCTGGGGCAGTTCCATGGAACATTTCAGACCTTCGAATTTCGTACCGAACGATGTGCCATTCGGATGGCGGGTGTAGTGGCTTATGGTACGTGGCGTAGCCGCTTCCAGGTGGTCGATCTTGTCGCGCACGCCCGGAATGTATTTTTCCAGGGATACAAGCGACTCTTCGATGAGGCGCTGCTTGTGAGTCTCGTACTCCTCGTCACTGAGGTTCCGCCAGTCTACGTATTGAGCGTTCAACGACGCCACCACCGTGTAGCGGTCCGAGCCAGGACGCGTTTCCGGATAGTACACCGAGAAGGTCCGGCTGGTGGTGTGCAGATCGGTCAACTCCTCGCTGCTGAAAGTCGGAGCCTCGGAGGTGAATACCAGATCCCCGATGTTCGGAATGCTTTCCCCTTCCTTGATCCCCATGTAGACCTGGCAGGAGCTGCTGTTGATGCGCACCGCGTCGAGCTCCTTGAGGTACTGATCGGAAAACTGCTCCGAGCCCACCAGGTTCTTCACCGTGCTGACCACGTTGGCGTTGGACACCACCGCGTTGCACCTCACCGTCTTGATATTGTCCGCTTCGCTGTCTCGAGTGCGCCCTTCGATGACCACGCCGGAGATCTTCTTCTGCCCATCGACCTCGTCGACAAGGACCTGCTTGACCAGCACGTTCTTGCAAAGCTTGGCCCCGTTGCGCTCCAGCTCCTCCACCATCTTGCCCACCAGCGCATCGGTGCCGCCTTGGAAGGTGAAGACGCCTTTGCTCATGAAGTTCGAAAAGACGATGCCATAGGTGATCGCCGGATCGCTCATGGTGGAGCCGTTGGCGTACGCGATCGGTTCCATCAGCAGACGGTGCACATCGTGGCGGCCCGGGAAAAACTCCTCGAACAGCTCGCCGGTAGTGCGCTGGTCGTCGTCGTAGAAATTCATCTGGCGCAGATGGGTGTAGAAGCCTTCCACCTTCTCGCGCTCCAGCTTGAAATCCTCTACCAGGATACGGGTGAAGTCCTGCCGATCGAAGGTCGTCCAAACGTCAAACTCCGGATTGATGAAGCGCACGTCCTTGAGCTGCACGATGGAGTCGGCGATCTCCTTGGTCCAATACTTGCGACAGGATTTGACCATGCCGTAGGGAAATCCGTGCAGGGAGATGTCGAAAATGTGCTTTCCCGGGCGCTTGAACCAAGTGGCCAAGCCTCCGAACTGGTAGTGGTGCTCCAGCAGCAAAACTCGATGGCCGCACTTGGCGAGCACGTTGGCGCTAGTCAATCCGCCCAAACCGCTACCGATCACGACAACGTCGTATTCGTCCTCTACGCCTTCTAGCCAGTTTTTGCCCATAAGGGGCCAACGAATAGGGTCGCTGGCGCGAAATACAACTGAGAAATCGCTCCGATTTTGGCAATTTTCACTAAAAATGCGCCTCCGCGGTTCCTGCCCCGAAATCCCCCGATCCCGAGGGGAAAACTCCTTCTGGCCGGCGTCGTTGAAGCAGTTCGGAGATCGGCGAGCCGCGGCGAAGTCGCCCGGTGGCGCATGCGTTGCTACGCTACGCGTCCCTATTCACGCGCCGCTTCCCACAGGCAATAACTACCGACCCAACAAGATGCTATGATTCAATCCATCGCCAGCGGCAACGAAACCCAACCGTCCTTCCCAGTCAGCGCTCGATCCGATGCCCCAGCGGGCCCTTCCAGCCGAAATTTCCAGGAAATCATGTCCGACTACTGGACGAACGAGGACCGCGGATCCGCCCTCGCGTATCTGAAATCGCTGAGCGGCAGCGAGCTTAGGGCGGTGGGACGCGAGCACGGCTTCGCCGACCCGACGCCGAAGCTCTACGGCCTGAGCATCGAAGGGGCGAACAACCTGCTCCGGGCCAGGGGGGAAACCGTCGACGAGAATCGCGACGGCATCGATCAGATCGGGGAGGCCCGAACCTGGCGCTTCCCCAACAGCAACACCCCGGAGAGCGTGAAGGCGGCCTGGGACGAAGCGACCGAGGGCATGGACGACGGCGAGAGCATGCTGCTCGCTGGAGTCCTTTTCATGCCACTGCCGCAATTTGAGACCGACGCCAGCGGGCGGGTCACCCATGTCACGCTCCCTGGCGATCCGGGATACCGCAGCCGCATGGAACGAGACGATTTCTCCTACGCCCGAGAGGTGGAAAACAAACTGCGATCCCTCGACGACCCAAGCAATCCACCAACGAACTTCGATTTCTATCGCAAGTCGAAGGCCTTCTACCAGAACCTCCTGGAGAGCTTCGAGCGCCACGGCGTAGCCTAGTCACATAGCGCCCTTCGATCGGCGCATCGCGAGTGCCGCCGGCGGTCGCGAGCAGCGTCGTATGGCTCCTGAGGGATCGCCTTTTCTGCTTGCGGATCTGAAAACGCGCGCAATCCATAGCTCCAATGGCCAAGACCAAAATCAAACTTGAAACCAACGCTGGCGATATCGTGCTGAAGCTCTTTCCCGATATCGCGCCAAAAGCCTGCGAGAACTTCGCCACGCACGTGGAAAACGGCTACTACGACGGCATCATCTTCCATCGTGTGATCAAGGAATTCATGCTTCAGTGCGGCGACCCGACCGGCACAGGACGCGGCGGCAAGTCCATCTGGGGCAAGCCTTTCGAAGACGAGTGCACGCCTGACGCCAAGTTCGACAAGACCGGCATCCTGGCCATGGCCAACGCCGGTCCCAGCACCAACGGCAGCCAATTCTTTATCACCACCGCCAAGACGCCGTGGCTCAACATGCGCCACACCATTTTCGGCGAAGTCGTAGAAGGCTACGAGGTAGTGCAGGCGATCGAGACCGTTCCCACCGACGGGATGGACAAGCCGATCGAAGAGCAAAAGATCATCAAGGCGACCGTCATCGAATAAGGCCCAGCCTGAAATCGACTTTCACGAAAAGCCAGTCTCCCCAAGCGAGACTGGCTTTTTTTCGATTCCCCCGCCACTCGGACGCAGCCGGTCTACTTTCCGCAAAGATAGGACACGATCACTCCCTCGGAACGCTCCCTTTCCTTGATTTCGAATCCGGCCCTCTGGAGCAATCCCTCCAGGACCCAGTCGTATGTGGAAAACTCCTCGCGAAAATGCTGCAGCGCATCTTCGCGTAAAAACGAGCCCCCACGACGCTCCTGATTGCGAACGAACGCATTCACGTCTTCCTCTGCGCCTTCGCTGCTCAACGCCACGTCCTTCAAGAAAAAAGCGCCACCGGGCGCTAGGCTCGAATGGATGCGCGACAGCGCCACGCCCTTCCAAAAGTCTGGCAAGTGGTGCAGTGAAAAACTGGATACAGCCGCTCGGGCCGTCTCGTCTCCCAGATCGAAATCCAGATATCCAGCGCGTTGGAAGACCACCTGTGCGTCCACGCCCGAACGGATGGCACGTTCGCGAGCTCGGCTGAGCATGGCTTCGGAAACATCGATCCCCCACCCGCGAATTCCTCGTTTCGCAGCGAAAACAGGCAAGGCTCCCGTTCCGGTTCCAAGGTCGACCAACAGGTCTCCAGGCTGCAGCGCCAGCTTGGCGCAAAGCTCCTCGTTCTCGCTGTCCACATCGCGAAAGTCGGCATGCGTCTCGTCGTAAACCGCCGCTTCCTCCGGATTT is part of the Pelagicoccus sp. SDUM812003 genome and harbors:
- a CDS encoding alpha/beta fold hydrolase, with translation MKTEYPFSPKRLKLSCGHELSYLDEGSGFPVVMVHGNPTWSYFYRNVVKKLSGVFRCIVPDHIGCGLSDKPGDAYSYRLDQRIEDLGELIDALDLERFDLVVHDWGGVIGLGAALQRFEKLRRVTILNTAAFVDSRIPARIALCRAPVFGKLIVQGLNGFAGPAVKMAVSKRRLSDEVKRGFLYPYGSWSNRRAVYEFVKDIPMHVSHPSFNTLIEVENQLLKLRKRDVTILWGGKDFCFSDHFMERWKRFLPDATAFHYPEAGHYILEDERESCCEAIYQMADYDED
- the tcdA gene encoding tRNA cyclic N6-threonylcarbamoyladenosine(37) synthase TcdA; the encoded protein is MAETKANYEFRFGGIGRLYGVKALETFRRARVCVVGIGGVGSWIVEALARSGVGHLTLVDLDDICESNINRQIHALDGAIGASKVETMAERCRAINPDIQVGVVHSFLTERNAEEILSAGFDYVIDAIDSSKHKVAMIVACRQAKVPVLTIGGAGGRVDPTQIQIADLSRSFHDPLLQRVRKLLRQQHGFPRERRRKFHIDCVFSPEEPRFPEACDMEDGGGSSLRLDCSSGYGAATHITGGFGFFAVSAVLKALAAKAPSAVIDPRATPAT
- a CDS encoding HDOD domain-containing protein, which codes for MTKQEVLDFLTHEFALSNLPESFQKLREISNDPHSDIQDVVAVVRKDVELAARLLKLANSSLFSRGEHTETIEQAAQKLGMRRVVESSLAIGLIKEISIDPEVFDTINFWKRSLTIAKITEDVFELIPHFLKARIEKNLLYTAGLLHDVGILAMIQGFSDEMVSVVDYAVAEDLPIYVAERNRWGFSHQDIGRILFKKWNLPESLQAAAGYHHNPVDLKRRIYAPLVDIIYVADYTYSVREEMPFRDPCKPVMYPEVWKRIGIDPTELVELEDSLVEAKSHAEMLLAS
- a CDS encoding TonB-dependent receptor gives rise to the protein MSNTLQRLKRPTLCVAGACLCGTASLFAQEVVELPALSVNANRLLPLQRDLSSPSLELSALDLDSGAYGDITEALESYPGYGAYRRTSSLVAHPSTQGIRLRNIGANATSRSLVLLDGVPQNDPFGAWIYWHEIDSQPLESVRLAPGANGGLWGNFGSSGLISFATKEPIAGAQRLQLGLSDLGRFELEGDTAIALSESLTLDIGGRYFETDGFHTLSEPQRGPVDRKADSQSEGLSARLRWEAGPDWRMHLKTSAFSENRGNGTAVARNSTDALNLSLLAERALDSKGSRLNLSAYLQDRSFENVYASVADDRASERPALDQFDVPASSAGASVVYRRQFDEQTDFSIGVDARQVSGDVNERFRNLGDGFTRLRRAGGEQRFLGLFLTHGLSLSENDRVAASLRFDRVSQKDGYRIEIDTENEVTLIDRHYDDREDDFISGDLAWRHQISDTHDIGLSLSSGFRAPTLNELYKPFRVKNDITEADPLLANERFNSIEADWNAALRNDQQLSVSVFHYEISEVIANALITTESGFDPRFGFIPQGGSGSVRANLDKSEVTGMELSYLAPLGQSLRAEARLMFSDSEILSDELSQFEGLAFPQAAPWRGNLALFWDPNEKLSLWGRYQWSDKAYEKLSPDSRLGETGSLNLGASYQFTESQRLSVSIENALDERNVAGISSDGLISLDAPRELRLYWSWRR
- a CDS encoding MBL fold metallo-hydrolase, producing MRITDLNREGGIGSNSLLVEAGPFTFVVDAGLHPKLAGNQAMPDFAHIEDRHIDFVMVTHCHLDHIGSLPILLQQHPEARVLMSLPSQMLVERMLHNSCNVMKRQKAELRIAEYPLFTHEDVERIANRFEPLKYEQTLSFERAGQTLTLTLHQAGHVAGAGGFEVHHDGHSVFFTGDVLFDDQRTIGGARFPQPKRFDAMVIETTRGGTERAEGITRASEVHRLLGTIRATLERGGSILIPVFALGRMQELLTLINEARKDGRLPRCPVFGAGLGLDIADYFDQISKRTQLIRYSRKTAKELRLKRPPRQLKPGKEPPEQGIYILSSGMLVERTPSYQLAATLLAHGRNSICFVGYCDPDTPGGKLLETKPGQTFVFEAFDYQCQVRAQVERFEMSGHADREEILAFALAAEPKTIMLTHGDPDARDWFSAQLNDAEHSVRVIDPPPLQAVELFE